One window from the genome of Pyrobaculum ferrireducens encodes:
- a CDS encoding TIGR04053 family radical SAM/SPASM domain-containing protein → MRSVEELIKRFHQAPLLVFWESTKACPLACKHCRADAILKPLPGELTTQEGKRLIEQVAEFGDPKPLLIITGGDPLMRADLFELVDYANSLAVPVSLAPAVSPNLNAEVMKEMKNSGVKSISISLDGAAPETHDELRGVPGSYRETINAIKTAVEIGLPVQVNTVVWRKSLHELPDVAHLLKQLGVRVWEVFFLIVTGRAREELDITPEQYEAAVQFLVDVSTYGFQVRTVEAPFYRRAKMQRLKGARYEDPLYQKLVERLRSLLGPPTRGVDPTVVPTRDGFGIIFVAHDGTVHPSGFLPYPLGNVRRQSLAKIYREHPLLLKMRRGEFGGRCGVCEYRDICGGSRARAYAYYKDPLAEDPACIYKPATQTRAAIY, encoded by the coding sequence GTGCGGTCTGTAGAGGAGCTCATAAAACGCTTCCACCAGGCCCCCCTCCTAGTTTTCTGGGAGTCGACGAAGGCGTGTCCCCTCGCTTGTAAACACTGCAGGGCAGACGCCATTTTAAAACCCCTCCCGGGCGAGTTGACGACGCAGGAGGGGAAGCGGCTGATTGAGCAGGTGGCGGAGTTCGGAGACCCCAAGCCGCTCTTGATAATAACCGGGGGGGACCCCCTGATGAGGGCCGACCTCTTCGAGCTGGTGGACTACGCCAACTCACTCGCCGTCCCCGTCTCGCTGGCCCCGGCCGTGTCCCCCAACCTAAACGCCGAGGTTATGAAGGAAATGAAAAACAGCGGCGTCAAGTCCATATCCATCAGCCTCGACGGCGCCGCGCCGGAGACACACGACGAGCTCAGAGGCGTACCTGGGAGCTACAGAGAGACTATAAACGCCATCAAGACCGCCGTGGAGATAGGCCTCCCTGTCCAGGTGAACACCGTGGTGTGGAGGAAGTCCCTCCATGAGCTACCAGACGTGGCCCACCTCCTTAAGCAACTGGGGGTTAGGGTCTGGGAGGTCTTCTTCCTAATTGTGACGGGGCGCGCCAGGGAGGAGCTGGACATCACTCCCGAGCAGTACGAAGCCGCGGTGCAGTTCCTCGTAGACGTGTCGACGTACGGATTCCAGGTGAGGACCGTCGAGGCCCCCTTCTACCGCCGGGCGAAGATGCAGAGGCTCAAGGGGGCGAGGTACGAGGACCCCCTCTACCAGAAGCTGGTGGAGAGGCTGAGGAGCCTCCTGGGGCCCCCGACCCGCGGCGTGGACCCCACCGTGGTGCCAACCCGCGACGGCTTCGGCATAATATTCGTCGCCCACGACGGCACCGTGCACCCAAGCGGCTTCCTGCCGTACCCCCTGGGCAACGTGAGGAGGCAGAGCCTCGCCAAGATCTACAGAGAGCACCCCCTCCTCCTAAAGATGCGGAGGGGGGAATTCGGAGGGCGGTGCGGCGTCTGCGAATACAGAGACATATGCGGCGGCTCCAGAGCCAGGGCCTACGCCTACTACAAAGACCCCCTCGCAGAGGACCCCGCCTGTATATACAAACCGGCAACCCAGACCCGCGCCGCTATATATTAA
- the hemL gene encoding glutamate-1-semialdehyde 2,1-aminomutase, with amino-acid sequence MLFERAKKIFPGGVNSPARALKHLPAPLVAQGAEGPYLYTDRGRLVDYCLAFGAVILGHGHPRVREAVEAQLRRGWIYALLTEQEVEFAERIRRHVPSVEKMRIVNTGTEATMNAVRLARGYTKRDVIIKFDGNFHGSHDYVLVKAGSGAATWGVPTSAGIPQDVVKLTVVVPYNDVEAFYKAVREVGERLAAVIVEPIAGNYGLIIPDRDFIKALREETERVGALLIFDEIITGFRVGLGGAQEHFGVRPDLTTLGKVIGGGFPIGVFGGRGDVMDLVAPSGPVYNAGTFNAHPVSVAAGLATLRELETGQPYKTANEAAEKIAKAVEDVAGRAGFDVVVKQIASMFQLYFKKGHVKTPQDVRESNERLYLKLHELAIKHGVYLTPSQYEVNFTSAAHTGDVVEETIAALERAFTELKSQIG; translated from the coding sequence ATGCTCTTCGAAAGAGCCAAGAAAATCTTTCCAGGCGGCGTCAACTCCCCGGCGCGGGCTCTGAAGCACCTGCCCGCGCCTCTGGTGGCCCAAGGCGCCGAGGGGCCCTACCTCTACACAGACAGGGGGAGGCTCGTGGACTACTGCCTGGCGTTCGGCGCGGTGATCCTCGGCCACGGCCACCCGAGAGTGAGGGAGGCCGTCGAGGCCCAGCTGAGGCGGGGCTGGATATACGCACTCCTCACGGAGCAGGAGGTGGAGTTCGCCGAGAGGATCCGGCGGCACGTCCCCTCTGTGGAGAAGATGCGTATTGTAAACACCGGCACCGAGGCCACTATGAACGCCGTGAGGCTGGCCAGGGGCTACACCAAGAGAGACGTCATCATAAAGTTCGACGGGAACTTCCACGGCTCCCACGACTACGTCTTGGTCAAGGCCGGGTCGGGAGCCGCCACCTGGGGGGTGCCCACAAGCGCCGGCATACCGCAGGACGTGGTGAAGCTCACGGTGGTTGTCCCCTACAACGACGTAGAGGCCTTCTATAAAGCGGTGAGGGAGGTGGGGGAGAGGCTCGCGGCTGTAATCGTGGAGCCCATAGCAGGCAACTACGGCTTAATCATACCCGACCGCGACTTCATAAAAGCGCTGAGGGAGGAGACGGAGCGCGTGGGGGCCCTCTTGATATTTGACGAGATAATCACAGGCTTCAGAGTGGGGCTCGGCGGCGCCCAGGAGCACTTCGGCGTCAGGCCTGATCTGACCACCCTGGGGAAGGTGATAGGCGGGGGCTTCCCCATCGGCGTCTTCGGCGGGAGGGGGGACGTGATGGATCTGGTGGCCCCCAGCGGCCCGGTGTACAACGCCGGGACCTTCAACGCCCACCCAGTCTCGGTCGCCGCGGGCCTGGCGACGCTGAGGGAGCTTGAGACCGGCCAGCCCTACAAGACTGCGAACGAGGCGGCGGAGAAGATAGCCAAGGCCGTGGAGGACGTAGCTGGACGCGCCGGGTTCGACGTCGTGGTGAAGCAGATAGCCTCCATGTTCCAGCTCTATTTCAAAAAAGGACACGTGAAAACGCCACAAGACGTGAGAGAAAGCAACGAGAGGCTCTACCTCAAGCTCCACGAACTAGCTATTAAACACGGCGTCTACCTAACCCCCTCTCAGTATGAGGTGAATTTCACCTCGGCGGCCCACACCGGGGACGTGGTGGAGGAGACCATAGCCGCCCTCGAGAGGGCCTTTACAGAATTAAAAAGCCAAATCGGGTAG